A single region of the Acidobacteriota bacterium genome encodes:
- a CDS encoding histidine phosphatase family protein — protein MSTLLMVRHGESTANVAARYTWHDDEPLTELGRRQARDAGRRLAEHYRPAHLYCSRFRRARQTADGIAAEVGLPVMEIDGIQERYFGDLRGKPWAVYREVVAPLEIEELWRHPAPGGESLVDVARRAAPVVSELAERHPGKQVIVVSHGGVMAALRAWIAGTWKNRPTHTMNADGFRLERDGAGWRPPQPLFDAT, from the coding sequence ATGTCCACCCTGCTGATGGTTCGGCATGGCGAGAGCACGGCCAACGTGGCGGCCCGCTATACCTGGCACGACGATGAGCCGCTGACCGAACTCGGTCGCCGGCAGGCCCGCGATGCCGGCCGCCGGCTGGCGGAGCATTACCGGCCCGCGCACCTTTACTGCAGTCGCTTCCGCCGCGCCCGCCAGACCGCGGACGGCATCGCCGCCGAGGTCGGTCTCCCGGTGATGGAGATCGACGGCATCCAGGAGCGCTACTTCGGCGACCTCCGGGGCAAGCCCTGGGCCGTGTACCGGGAGGTCGTGGCCCCTCTCGAGATCGAGGAACTCTGGCGCCACCCGGCACCGGGCGGCGAGTCGCTCGTCGACGTCGCAAGACGGGCCGCGCCGGTGGTGTCCGAGTTGGCGGAGCGTCACCCTGGGAAGCAGGTGATCGTGGTCTCCCACGGCGGCGTGATGGCGGCGCTGCGGGCCTGGATCGCAGGCACGTGGAAGAACCGGCCAACACACACGATGAACGCGGACGGCTTCCGCCTTGAGCGAGACGGCGCCGGGTGGCGTCCTCCGCAGCCGCTCTTTGACGCAACGTGA